The following are encoded together in the Leucoraja erinacea ecotype New England chromosome 13, Leri_hhj_1, whole genome shotgun sequence genome:
- the LOC129702585 gene encoding NXPE family member 3-like isoform X2: MPFPLVTLLFKPESISSNSPAAASTAIHIVTYCKIQHMKFKFLKTLRAVNLNMEEQGSKKFTLPFSIFHLGFFVLTLVVLTVMALNVHQLKSGGYEADVKWKKYPDPMFKHREEQSKEENLTLWTSRLLQCGYQNHRFTAEERSEGTVLMKLIEWPHPPKPAVPFLKSSNPSLTRFVILDSGKTFYVGDQLQVILRMLDFAGNTKQYGGDYLQARIHTPELKAGAVGTVVDRQNGFYYINFTLLWPGKVQVSVSLVHPSEGVQALERIRDEFPDRVFFRSTFKSAKSSETTVCNLCLPQTKPLCNFTDLRTGEPWFCYKPKMLPCSSRVNHAMGGYKQKLLTGGEVNYFSSGKNVKMPILPNGQGYVIVEPSPHAGLRKFDLGNSMKTGPHLALDVDNTIKIDYFAHGKPIRIQPISSQNLPFIANKLDDINGGKDTVIAITIWCHFNTFPVESYIRRLQNIRQSVLRLLDRSPDTVIVIKTANVQALPNQVSLYNSDWFSYQLDLVMRRMFQGINVAFVDAWEMTIAHYLPHALHPKQIIIKNEVDVFLSYVCP; encoded by the exons ATACAGCATATGAAGTTTAAGTTCCTGAAGACATTGCGTGCTGTGAATCTAAATATGGAAGAGCAAGGTTCAAAGAAGTTCACACTTCCCTTTTCCATCTTCCATTTGGGTTTCTTCGTCTTGACGCTAGTAGTTTTAACGGTGATGGCTTTAAATGTTCATCAGTTGAAG TCTGGTGGCTATGAAGCAGATGTCAAATGGAAGAAATATCCAGATCCAATGTTTAAACACAGAGAAGAACAGTCGAAGGAGGAGAATCTGACTCTTTGGACTTCCAGGCTTTTGCAATGCGGCTACCAGAATCACAGGTTCACCGCCGAGGAAAGGTCAGAGGGGACAGTCCTGATGAAATTGATCGAGTGGCCACATCCACCCAAACCTGCTGTGCCTTTTCTGAAGAGCAGCAATCCATCGCTTACTCGCTTTGTCATTTTAGATTCTGGCAAGACTTTCTACGTTGGAGATCAGTTGCAGGTGATTCTGCGAATGCTTGACTTTGCAGGAAATACAAAGCAATATGGGGGTGACTATCTCCAGGCACGCATCCACACCCCCGAGTTAAAAGCTGGTGCAGTAGGAACAGTTGTAGATAGACAAAATGGGTTTTATTACATCAATTTTACCTTATTATGGCCAGGGAAAGTGCAAGTGTCTGTTTCCTTGGTTCATCCCAGCGAAGGGGTCCAAGCACTTGAGAGAATACGGGACGAATTCCCGGATAGAGTGTTTTTTAGAAGCACTTTCAAATCAGCAAAATCCTCGGAGACCACAGTGTGCAATCTGTGCCTGCCTCAGACTAAACCACTCTGTAACTTTACTGATCTCAGGACTGGGGAGCCCTGGTTCTGTTATAAACCAAAGATGCTTCCCTGCTCTTCCCGTGTCAACCACGCAATGGGAGGTTACAAGCAGAAGCTCTTAACTGGAGGCGAAGTCAATTATTTCAGCAG TGGGAAAAATGTCAAGATGCCAATATTACCCAATGGTCAAGGTTATGTAATTGTAGAGCCTTCTCCTCATGCAG GCCTGAGAAAGTTTGATCTGGGCAATTCAATGAAAACTGGACCTCATCTTGCTCTGGATGTGGACAACACAATCAAGATAGATTATTTTGCACATGGGAAACCTATCCGCATCCAGCCCATATCAAGTCAGAACCTGCCATTCATTGCCAATAAATTGGATGACATTAATGGAGGGAAAGACACAGTTATAGCCATCACCATCTGGTGCCATTTCAACACTTTTCCAGTGGAATCTTACATCCGAAGGTTGCAGAACATCCGGCAGTCAGTTCTACGCTTGCTCGACAGAAGTCCCGATACAGTGATTGTGATAAAGACTGCCAACGTCCAGGCCCTTCCAAACCAAGTCAGCCTCTACAACAGTGACTGGTTCTCCTACCAACTTGATTTAGTGATGCGAAGAATGTTCCAGGGCATCAATGTGGCCTTTGTGGATGCATGGGAGATGACTATAGCCCATTACCTGCCACATGCCCTGCACCCCAAACAAATCATTATCAAGAATGAGGTTGATGTGTTTCTCTCGTACGTGTGTCCTTAG
- the LOC129702585 gene encoding NXPE family member 3-like isoform X1, with amino-acid sequence MPFPLVTLLFKPESISSNSPAAASTAIHIVTYCKIQHMKFKFLKTLRAVNLNMEEQGSKKFTLPFSIFHLGFFVLTLVVLTVMALNVHQLKSGGYEADVKWKKYPDPMFKHREEQSKEENLTLWTSRLLQCGYQNHRFTAEERSEGTVLMKLIEWPHPPKPAVPFLKSSNPSLTRFVILDSGKTFYVGDQLQVILRMLDFAGNTKQYGGDYLQARIHTPELKAGAVGTVVDRQNGFYYINFTLLWPGKVQVSVSLVHPSEGVQALERIRDEFPDRVFFRSTFKSAKSSETTVCNLCLPQTKPLCNFTDLRTGEPWFCYKPKMLPCSSRVNHAMGGYKQKLLTGGEVNYFSSGKNVKMPILPNGQGYVIVEPSPHADKGLSGCLPGTPLHSPSGFYYKDQWVSTTCSIQQFDSPAKVTNCLRRKKIYIFGDSTIRQWFEYLIYFVPGLRKFDLGNSMKTGPHLALDVDNTIKIDYFAHGKPIRIQPISSQNLPFIANKLDDINGGKDTVIAITIWCHFNTFPVESYIRRLQNIRQSVLRLLDRSPDTVIVIKTANVQALPNQVSLYNSDWFSYQLDLVMRRMFQGINVAFVDAWEMTIAHYLPHALHPKQIIIKNEVDVFLSYVCP; translated from the exons ATACAGCATATGAAGTTTAAGTTCCTGAAGACATTGCGTGCTGTGAATCTAAATATGGAAGAGCAAGGTTCAAAGAAGTTCACACTTCCCTTTTCCATCTTCCATTTGGGTTTCTTCGTCTTGACGCTAGTAGTTTTAACGGTGATGGCTTTAAATGTTCATCAGTTGAAG TCTGGTGGCTATGAAGCAGATGTCAAATGGAAGAAATATCCAGATCCAATGTTTAAACACAGAGAAGAACAGTCGAAGGAGGAGAATCTGACTCTTTGGACTTCCAGGCTTTTGCAATGCGGCTACCAGAATCACAGGTTCACCGCCGAGGAAAGGTCAGAGGGGACAGTCCTGATGAAATTGATCGAGTGGCCACATCCACCCAAACCTGCTGTGCCTTTTCTGAAGAGCAGCAATCCATCGCTTACTCGCTTTGTCATTTTAGATTCTGGCAAGACTTTCTACGTTGGAGATCAGTTGCAGGTGATTCTGCGAATGCTTGACTTTGCAGGAAATACAAAGCAATATGGGGGTGACTATCTCCAGGCACGCATCCACACCCCCGAGTTAAAAGCTGGTGCAGTAGGAACAGTTGTAGATAGACAAAATGGGTTTTATTACATCAATTTTACCTTATTATGGCCAGGGAAAGTGCAAGTGTCTGTTTCCTTGGTTCATCCCAGCGAAGGGGTCCAAGCACTTGAGAGAATACGGGACGAATTCCCGGATAGAGTGTTTTTTAGAAGCACTTTCAAATCAGCAAAATCCTCGGAGACCACAGTGTGCAATCTGTGCCTGCCTCAGACTAAACCACTCTGTAACTTTACTGATCTCAGGACTGGGGAGCCCTGGTTCTGTTATAAACCAAAGATGCTTCCCTGCTCTTCCCGTGTCAACCACGCAATGGGAGGTTACAAGCAGAAGCTCTTAACTGGAGGCGAAGTCAATTATTTCAGCAG TGGGAAAAATGTCAAGATGCCAATATTACCCAATGGTCAAGGTTATGTAATTGTAGAGCCTTCTCCTCATGCAG ACAAAGGTCTCAGCGGCTGTCTCCCTGGCACGCCATTGCATTCACCATCCGGATTTTATTATAAGGATCAATGGGTATCAACAACCTGTAGCATCCAACAATTTGACTCTCCAGCAAAAGTTACCAACTGTCTTCGTAGAAAAAAAATTTATATTTTTGGAGATTCCACCATACGCCAGTGGTTTGAATATTTGATATATTTTGTACCAG GCCTGAGAAAGTTTGATCTGGGCAATTCAATGAAAACTGGACCTCATCTTGCTCTGGATGTGGACAACACAATCAAGATAGATTATTTTGCACATGGGAAACCTATCCGCATCCAGCCCATATCAAGTCAGAACCTGCCATTCATTGCCAATAAATTGGATGACATTAATGGAGGGAAAGACACAGTTATAGCCATCACCATCTGGTGCCATTTCAACACTTTTCCAGTGGAATCTTACATCCGAAGGTTGCAGAACATCCGGCAGTCAGTTCTACGCTTGCTCGACAGAAGTCCCGATACAGTGATTGTGATAAAGACTGCCAACGTCCAGGCCCTTCCAAACCAAGTCAGCCTCTACAACAGTGACTGGTTCTCCTACCAACTTGATTTAGTGATGCGAAGAATGTTCCAGGGCATCAATGTGGCCTTTGTGGATGCATGGGAGATGACTATAGCCCATTACCTGCCACATGCCCTGCACCCCAAACAAATCATTATCAAGAATGAGGTTGATGTGTTTCTCTCGTACGTGTGTCCTTAG